In one window of Larus michahellis chromosome 10, bLarMic1.1, whole genome shotgun sequence DNA:
- the LOC141749490 gene encoding LOW QUALITY PROTEIN: uncharacterized protein LOC141749490 (The sequence of the model RefSeq protein was modified relative to this genomic sequence to represent the inferred CDS: deleted 2 bases in 1 codon): MLSQEIQIFSLNLGAYVLEKDVEVAWASGAQPPCLYGGESNCFPRAAHSHPVHPPGCLAWIEAWVLFSPHTCRICYWVGASPKIYCCGCWNSSRPWAGDTLAVEPTGDGAGTGSTRGCWWRCCVRGCQGPEPGLSLSFLPSTDVSLVVFCRSLCPCRQDLPSLASSREMVCLHPPGMSVCPPPLLVSHDPPCPPSPHGGLLMVCLLSPCSQDSCSQDSNTEMVGCSARLMPGFPFSRWCFSACCAPGTPAPSPPWGVGTVWGCCNEGQPCNEMHFGAAGLFLRCELKLPHFSWHAVIFDFFSSFFLSGGGKRRKKERKKKKKRLDCLYPKSPKLIPKGPTLAGEHLGLRVQTVYLVGGGS; encoded by the exons CCTCCTTGCCTTTATGGGGGCGAAAG CAATTGTTTCCCAAGAGCTGCGCATTCACACCCTGTTCATCCTCCAGGATGCTTGGCATGGATAGAGGCTTGggtacttttttccccccatacctGTAGGATATGCTATTGGGTGGGGGCTAGCCCAAAAATCTATTGCTGTGGCTGCTGGAACTCCTCCAgaccctgggctggggacaccctggctGTGGAGCCgacaggagatggggcagggacGGGCTCCACGCGGGGATGTTGGTGGAGATGTTGCGTGCGGGGCTGCCAGGGCCCGGAGCCGGGGCTCTCCCTCTCGTTCCTCCCCAGCACTGATGTCTCCCTTGTCGTTTTTTGCCGCTCTCTCTGCCCGTGCCGCCAGGACCTGCCTTCCCTGGCCTCCAGCAGAGAGATGGTATGCCTCCATCCTCCCGGCAtgtccgtgtgtccccctccccttctcGTTTCACAC GACCCCCCCTGCCCTCCGTCCCCGCACGGGGGGCTGTTGATGGTGTGTCTCCTCTCCCCATGCTCGCAGGATTCCTGTTCCCAGGACTCGAACACCGAGATGGTAGGCTGTTCTGCCCGCTTGATGCCCGGTTTTCCCTTCTCCCGGTGGTGTTTTTCTGCATGCTGTGCTCCGGGCACCCCggctccatcacctccctggggtGTGGGTACTGTGTGGGGCTGCTGTAACGAGGGGCAGCCGTGTAACGAGATGCACTTTGGTGCTGCTGGGCTGTTCTTGAGATGTGAGCTAAAACTCCCGCATTTCTCTTGGCATGCcgtgatttttgattttttttcttccttttttctatcggggggagggaaaagaagaaagaaagaaagaaaaaaaaaaaaaaaaaggctggactGTCTTTAtccaaaatcccccaaactgaTCCCAAAGGGACCCACGCTTGCTGGAGAGCACCTGGGTTTGCGTGTCCAGACTGTTTacctggtgggggggggctcTTGA